From the genome of Lutzomyia longipalpis isolate SR_M1_2022 chromosome 2, ASM2433408v1, one region includes:
- the LOC129791056 gene encoding odorant receptor 82a-like → MKIMQATPGYEIFTIVYYLVTSICAIGGCGFDSYYLESCFYLSGHFRIIRQRFQAIQYTVLKENNNKFKKEISSIIDYHNEILNSCAVLQDLVRSAIFPFVLFDSILICTCVYTLMMVNSLIVTIAFVGLTTAALGQIFILTYSGEVLTGRSQELLEGIYNSEWYLASPQQRKLMIVCMMRSRKGFTFQMGIFQLALTTLSAIVQTAGSYIALLKTLS, encoded by the exons ATGAAAA TCATGCAGGCTACTCCAGGATATGAAATCTTCACAATTGTCTACTATTTAGTTACATCAATATGTGCCATCGGTGGTTGTGGTTTTGATTCTTACTACCTGGAAAGCTGCTTTTACCTTTCTGGACATTTTCGAATAATCCGCCAACGCTTCCAGGCAATTCAATACACagttttgaaagaaaacaacaacaaattcAAGAAGGAAATCTCCTCAATCATTGACTACCACAACGAGATCCTCAATTCTTGTGCTGTTCTTCAGGATCTTGTTCGATCAGCGATCTTTCCATTTGTTCTCTTTGATTCTATCCTTATTTGTACATGCGTCTATACGCTCATGatg GTAAATAGCCTGATCGTCACAATTGCGTTCGTAGGACTAACAACAGCTGCACTTggacaaatttttattctaacttACAGCGGAGAAGTTCTCACGGGTCGTAGTCAGGAACTCCTTGAAGGGATCTACAATTCAGAGTGGTATCTTGCATCCCCTCAGCAGAGGAAGTTGATGATTGTTTGCATGATGCGCTCCAGGAAAGGATTTACCTTTCAAATGGGAATCTTTCAGCTGGCACTAACTACCCTATCAGCG ATCGTTCAAACTGCAGGTTCTTACATTGCtttattgaaaactttatCATAA